The DNA sequence TGATCATAAAAATGCTAAAACCCTGTTCGAACTTCTTGCCGAGAAGGGGATAGAAGTTGAAAGAGTGGAAAATATGACAAATATGATATTTTTTAGACTCCCCAAAAACAGACTTAGTTCTGATGAATTTATTTTTAAATGTTCTCAAAAGGGGCTTCTCTTAAATGCTATGAGTAAGGATAGAATCCGACTTGTCACTCATCTTGACGTAAATGAAGAAGACGTAGAAATAGCTTCATCAATAATAGCGGGAGTACTCTCCATATGAAAAAATTTCCCAGAAACAGTGAAATAGAGGCACTCTCCTCCTGGATATTGGATGAATCAAAAAAACAGGGTGTCTCAGGTGCTGATGTTCTTTATGTGCAGGGACGTTCTACCCAGCTTTCCTTAATGGATGGAGAGGTAGAAGAATCTCTTTCCGGGACATCCGTAGGAATAGGCATTAGAACTATCATGTCGGATGGCAGGCAGGGGATTTCATATGGAAATTCTATGGATCGTTTTTCTGTCAAAGAACTTCTCGAATGGAGCATTGCGAACTGTCGTAATTCTGAACCGGAAGAGGGGATTTCTCTTTACAGTGGCAAGCTGGTTAACGACCCTTCTCTCTTTCTTGAAGATCCTAGAATATACGACATAACTTCTGAAGATAGAATGAACTACTGCTTAGAGATGAACAATCATGCCAAGTCGATGGATAAAAGGATTATCTCCGTGAGAAGTGCAGGTTGGCAGGACGGATATGGCTCCTCTTTTTACTGTACCACAACAGGACTTTCCGGTTGGGAGAGTGCAACAAGGGCTAGCTGTGGGGTAGCTCTTCTCGTAAGTGATGGAACTTCTACGGAAATGGGTGCTTATGGAGAAAGTTCAAGAAAACTTGATGAACTGGATATAAGATACTCTGCCGCAGAATCAGTTAGAAAAGCCATCTCTTATTTGGGTGCATCCACGATTAAAACGGGGACATATTCCGTTGTTTTGGATCAGGAAACAACCGCATCCTTAATTGACATAGTAGCAGATCTGTTTTGCGCACCTGAAATTCACAAAGGACGCTCTATGATGAAGGGACAGCTCGGCAATAAGGTGGCATCACCTTGCATTACACTGATAGATAACGGTAGAATAGCATGGAAGAGCGGCAGTTCCAGCTGGGATTCTGAAGGAGTTCCCACAGGAGAAACTTTATTGATAGAAAATGGTATCGCCTCTTCATATTTATATAACCTTCAATATGCATGGAAAGATGGGGTACAATCTACGGGAAATGCCAGTAGAGGTCTCTCCTCTCTGCCTGATGTAGACACTACAAATATAATTTTAAAACCAGGAACAGAGAGCGGAGAGGACATTATATCAAGTATTAAAAAGGGTCTTTACATTACGGAATTTATGGGACTTCATACAGTAGACAGCATAAGCGGCAATTTTTCTATCGGGGCAAAAGGCCTTATGATAGAGAACGGCGAACTCACTCATGCCGTTAGCGGAGTTACCATAGCATCAAATTTATTGGACTTTATAAAAAGGATTACAGTTGTAGGATCAGATTTAAAATATTTCGGCTCTGTTGCGACGCCGACAGTGGTGGTGGAAGGTATTGTTATTGCAGGCGACTAAAAATATA is a window from the Synergistaceae bacterium genome containing:
- a CDS encoding TldD/PmbA family protein — its product is MKKFPRNSEIEALSSWILDESKKQGVSGADVLYVQGRSTQLSLMDGEVEESLSGTSVGIGIRTIMSDGRQGISYGNSMDRFSVKELLEWSIANCRNSEPEEGISLYSGKLVNDPSLFLEDPRIYDITSEDRMNYCLEMNNHAKSMDKRIISVRSAGWQDGYGSSFYCTTTGLSGWESATRASCGVALLVSDGTSTEMGAYGESSRKLDELDIRYSAAESVRKAISYLGASTIKTGTYSVVLDQETTASLIDIVADLFCAPEIHKGRSMMKGQLGNKVASPCITLIDNGRIAWKSGSSSWDSEGVPTGETLLIENGIASSYLYNLQYAWKDGVQSTGNASRGLSSLPDVDTTNIILKPGTESGEDIISSIKKGLYITEFMGLHTVDSISGNFSIGAKGLMIENGELTHAVSGVTIASNLLDFIKRITVVGSDLKYFGSVATPTVVVEGIVIAGD